One window of the Thermodesulfomicrobium sp. WS genome contains the following:
- a CDS encoding CofH family radical SAM protein: MSLSPAAQRRLRALRPGERIDMEFALELALHASVHDLGEAALRQRRARHGDRAYFVANQHINYTDVCRNACRFCAYSKRVGDPAGTTLSLEEIAQRLRERLHEPIREIHIVGGLNPELPQEYYLEMLRLCKKLRPEATLKAFTAVEIAYFADTWKMTEEAVLELLRQAGLDVLPGGGAEVFDSRMRQKLCPEKIPAERWLAIHALAHRMGMPTNCTMLFGHVEGWHERIAHLAALRALEDESPGFVCFIPLPYQPKNTGLGVPGPTGEDILRMVAISRLVLDNIAHIKAYWAFMGVKMAQLALWAGADDLDGTILGERIGHAAGAATPQALTMEELLETIRSAGFVPVERNTVFQPLAS; this comes from the coding sequence ATGTCGCTTTCCCCTGCGGCCCAGCGCCGTTTGCGTGCGCTGCGACCGGGTGAACGCATCGATATGGAATTCGCCCTGGAGCTTGCCCTGCACGCCTCGGTGCATGATCTCGGCGAAGCGGCCTTGCGCCAGCGCCGCGCCCGTCATGGAGACCGTGCGTATTTCGTCGCCAATCAGCACATCAATTATACCGATGTGTGCCGCAATGCCTGCCGTTTTTGCGCCTACTCCAAGCGGGTGGGGGACCCGGCGGGAACGACGCTGTCCTTAGAAGAGATTGCTCAGCGTCTGCGGGAGCGTCTCCACGAGCCTATTCGGGAAATCCACATCGTCGGCGGCCTCAACCCCGAACTTCCCCAGGAATATTATCTGGAAATGTTGCGGTTGTGCAAAAAGCTGCGGCCCGAGGCCACGCTCAAGGCCTTCACTGCAGTGGAAATCGCCTACTTTGCCGACACCTGGAAGATGACCGAGGAAGCGGTGCTGGAACTTTTGCGCCAGGCCGGGCTGGACGTGCTGCCTGGCGGCGGGGCAGAAGTCTTCGATTCCCGCATGCGGCAAAAGCTCTGCCCGGAGAAGATCCCTGCCGAGCGCTGGCTGGCCATCCACGCCCTGGCCCACCGCATGGGCATGCCCACCAACTGCACCATGCTCTTTGGCCATGTGGAAGGCTGGCACGAGCGCATCGCGCATTTGGCCGCCTTGCGTGCCCTGGAGGATGAGTCCCCGGGTTTTGTGTGTTTCATCCCTCTGCCGTACCAGCCCAAGAACACCGGACTTGGCGTCCCTGGGCCGACAGGGGAAGATATCTTGCGCATGGTGGCCATCTCGCGTCTCGTGCTCGACAACATTGCCCATATCAAGGCGTATTGGGCATTCATGGGGGTCAAGATGGCGCAGTTGGCGCTCTGGGCAGGGGCTGACGACCTTGACGGGACGATCTTGGGCGAACGCATCGGCCACGCCGCCGGCGCCGCGACCCCGCAGGCCCTGACCATGGAAGAGCTGCTCGAGACGATTCGCAGTGCCGGTTTTGTCCCGGTGGAGCGCAATACCGTATTCCAACCGCTTGCATCTTGA
- the rimO gene encoding 30S ribosomal protein S12 methylthiotransferase RimO, translating to MIRVATVSLGCPKNRVDTERILGGLGAHYQPAQSPEAAQVLLVNTCGFLQAAVEESLDTIMEMVRVAQQAPSRPLVVVTGCLVARYGAHVLQQELPEVDLVVDIAGQHQLPERILRHFGLQSAADGRVVSTPPSFAYLKVAEGCSNRCRFCTIPSIRGGLRSRPLEELVAEASACVAAGRRELVLVAQDLTAYGQDLGMRRGLAQLLDALARVPGLSWLRLMYLYPSGLTEELLAGMRDLGAPVLPYFDIPFQHVHPEILAAMGRPFRTQDPRAVVERVRRYFPQAALRTSLIVGYPGETDAHFAALESFVAEAELAHVGVFAFSPEEGTPAAALDQQVPARVRQSRRRRIMALQRRISRRYLARFRDQELEILVDQPSAEWPGLFEGRAWFQAPEVDGVAYVSGPQVRPGAMVRARVDATHDYDLVTLAEDAGDEEGCDFRPMDADGL from the coding sequence GTGATTCGTGTCGCCACGGTGAGCTTGGGATGCCCCAAAAACCGTGTGGACACCGAGCGGATTTTGGGCGGCCTTGGCGCGCACTACCAGCCGGCGCAATCCCCGGAAGCGGCCCAGGTGCTGCTGGTCAATACCTGCGGATTTCTGCAGGCTGCGGTGGAAGAATCTCTCGATACCATCATGGAGATGGTGCGTGTGGCGCAACAGGCGCCTTCCCGTCCGCTCGTGGTGGTGACCGGTTGCCTCGTGGCCCGCTACGGCGCGCACGTGTTGCAGCAAGAGCTGCCGGAGGTGGATCTCGTGGTGGACATCGCCGGGCAGCACCAATTGCCGGAGCGTATTTTGCGCCACTTTGGTCTGCAGTCCGCCGCCGATGGCCGCGTGGTGAGCACGCCACCCAGCTTTGCCTACCTGAAGGTCGCGGAAGGCTGCTCCAATCGCTGCCGTTTTTGCACCATTCCGTCCATTCGGGGGGGCTTGCGCAGCCGTCCGCTGGAGGAATTGGTGGCCGAGGCCTCGGCCTGCGTGGCTGCAGGACGGCGGGAGCTGGTGCTCGTTGCCCAGGATCTGACCGCCTACGGCCAGGATTTGGGCATGCGCCGGGGGCTGGCGCAGTTGCTCGATGCCTTGGCGCGTGTGCCGGGTCTCTCGTGGCTGCGGCTCATGTATCTCTATCCGTCGGGGCTCACGGAAGAGCTTTTGGCCGGCATGCGCGACCTGGGGGCGCCGGTGCTCCCGTACTTCGACATCCCGTTCCAGCATGTCCATCCCGAGATTTTAGCCGCCATGGGTCGGCCCTTTCGTACTCAAGATCCGCGCGCTGTGGTGGAGCGGGTGCGGCGCTATTTTCCCCAGGCAGCCCTGCGGACCTCGCTCATCGTGGGATACCCCGGTGAGACGGATGCGCATTTTGCGGCGCTGGAATCGTTTGTGGCCGAGGCGGAGCTCGCCCACGTGGGGGTGTTTGCCTTTTCTCCGGAAGAGGGCACACCGGCGGCTGCCTTGGACCAGCAGGTGCCAGCGCGGGTGCGCCAGAGTCGGCGGCGGCGGATCATGGCCTTGCAGCGGCGCATCAGCCGTCGGTATTTGGCCCGTTTCCGGGATCAGGAGTTGGAGATCCTTGTGGATCAGCCCAGCGCCGAATGGCCTGGGCTTTTCGAGGGCCGGGCGTGGTTCCAGGCCCCGGAGGTGGACGGGGTGGCGTACGTGAGTGGCCCTCAAGTACGGCCCGGGGCCATGGTGCGCGCCCGGGTGGACGCCACCCATGATTACGATCTGGTGACGTTGGCGGAAGATGCTGGGGACGAAGAAGGGTGCGATTTCAGGCCTATGGATGCGGACGGACTGTGA
- a CDS encoding HU family DNA-binding protein, producing MPTLTKAEIIDAIYEKSRRHRAEIKGHVDTLIELMKEGIKKDGALLVSGFGKFDAYAKNPRRGRNPQTNEAIILPGRKVVVFRISRKLRAELNPQ from the coding sequence ATGCCCACCCTCACCAAAGCAGAAATCATTGACGCCATTTATGAAAAATCCCGCCGTCACCGGGCGGAGATCAAAGGCCACGTGGACACCCTCATCGAACTCATGAAAGAAGGGATCAAAAAGGACGGCGCCCTTTTGGTGAGCGGTTTCGGCAAATTCGACGCCTACGCCAAAAATCCGCGCCGCGGCCGCAACCCGCAAACCAACGAGGCCATCATCCTTCCCGGCCGCAAGGTGGTGGTGTTCCGCATTTCCCGCAAGCTCCGCGCGGAGCTCAATCCGCAATGA
- a CDS encoding septal ring lytic transglycosylase RlpA family protein, whose product MRWTGWALFALMLFLAGCGGRYLPSWPSGSSAPSTPKGHGGTGKPYTVMGQTYYPLQSAEGYEEVGVASWYGPDFHGKRTANGEIYDMYQMTAAHRILPMNTRLLVTNLDNGRSTEVRVNDRGPFVGNRVIDLSYSAARTLGVVGPGTARVHLRALGGPIYFQGPFYVQYGAFTVRDNAYRLRDRLMARGYPGTRVTEGDVAGVHFWRVQVGAFPTLDQARAARERFLPESPDCFVIAD is encoded by the coding sequence GTGAGGTGGACGGGTTGGGCGCTTTTCGCCCTGATGCTTTTCCTGGCGGGCTGCGGCGGTCGCTATCTGCCGTCGTGGCCGTCGGGAAGTAGCGCGCCATCGACGCCGAAAGGGCACGGCGGCACCGGTAAACCCTATACGGTTATGGGCCAAACCTATTATCCACTCCAATCCGCGGAAGGCTACGAGGAAGTGGGGGTGGCCTCGTGGTATGGTCCGGATTTTCATGGCAAACGTACGGCCAATGGCGAGATCTATGACATGTACCAGATGACGGCCGCGCACCGGATCCTGCCCATGAATACGCGCCTGCTCGTCACCAACCTCGACAACGGCCGCAGCACCGAGGTCCGCGTCAATGACCGCGGCCCGTTTGTGGGCAATCGGGTCATCGATCTTTCCTATAGCGCAGCCCGCACCCTTGGGGTGGTGGGGCCGGGGACCGCGCGGGTGCATCTGCGCGCCTTGGGCGGCCCGATCTATTTTCAAGGGCCATTTTACGTGCAGTATGGGGCGTTTACCGTGCGTGACAATGCCTACCGCCTGCGCGATCGGCTGATGGCACGCGGATATCCCGGCACCCGGGTGACCGAGGGGGACGTGGCCGGGGTCCATTTCTGGCGGGTGCAGGTGGGCGCTTTCCCGACGCTCGATCAAGCCCGGGCCGCGCGGGAGCGCTTCCTGCCGGAGAGCCCGGACTGCTTTGTCATTGCGGATTGA
- a CDS encoding radical SAM protein, which translates to MGNFCRFEVLTAPPRPLPLRLVPVFLPFAGCPQRCLYCHQAAQTGQRPVSSADVLGRVEHALSQVQGPASVGLYGGSFTALPEALQRQVLECVLRHMDTWGARGQVRLSTRPDAVSPQLLGRLRRWGVDVVELGVQSFDSAVLARSGRGYTGAQAHAACRMVHDAGLGLGIQLLPGLPGHTQAHWQEDVERTLAAAPKVVRIYPCVVVGGTPLARLHAEGRYRPWELQATVELVAEVLPRLWRRGIRVIRVGLAPQPGFLLQAGPWHPALGNMARSVAMARMLTRAVGARRVERMIAPRWVQGDLWGHGRANAPVLARLGIVPQRVTFDANEGIRIWTV; encoded by the coding sequence ATGGGAAATTTTTGTCGCTTTGAGGTGCTCACCGCCCCCCCCAGGCCTCTCCCCCTGCGGCTTGTGCCGGTCTTTCTCCCCTTTGCCGGTTGTCCGCAGCGCTGCCTGTATTGCCATCAAGCCGCCCAGACCGGGCAGCGTCCGGTGTCGAGCGCCGATGTCCTCGGTCGCGTGGAGCATGCCCTTTCGCAGGTCCAGGGGCCTGCCAGTGTCGGCCTCTACGGGGGCAGTTTTACTGCCTTGCCGGAGGCTCTCCAGCGGCAGGTCCTCGAATGCGTGCTGCGGCACATGGATACCTGGGGAGCACGCGGGCAGGTGCGTCTCTCCACGCGGCCGGATGCCGTGTCGCCGCAGCTCCTGGGGCGCTTGCGGCGCTGGGGTGTGGATGTGGTGGAGCTTGGGGTGCAGAGTTTCGACTCCGCCGTGCTTGCCCGAAGCGGCCGAGGATACACGGGCGCGCAGGCACACGCGGCCTGCCGGATGGTACACGATGCCGGCTTGGGGCTGGGAATCCAGCTCTTGCCGGGGCTTCCGGGCCACACCCAAGCGCACTGGCAGGAGGACGTGGAGCGTACCCTGGCTGCGGCCCCCAAGGTCGTGCGCATCTACCCTTGCGTGGTGGTTGGGGGCACTCCCCTTGCCCGGTTGCATGCCGAAGGCCGCTACCGTCCGTGGGAGCTTCAGGCCACGGTGGAGCTTGTGGCCGAGGTGTTGCCCCGGTTGTGGCGCCGCGGCATTCGGGTCATTCGGGTGGGGCTCGCCCCGCAGCCGGGGTTTTTGCTGCAGGCAGGACCGTGGCATCCGGCGCTGGGCAATATGGCGCGCTCGGTGGCCATGGCGCGGATGCTCACGAGGGCCGTGGGGGCGCGGCGCGTGGAGCGGATGATCGCCCCGCGCTGGGTGCAGGGAGACCTTTGGGGGCATGGCCGTGCCAATGCCCCGGTTTTGGCCCGTCTGGGGATCGTCCCGCAGCGGGTGACTTTTGATGCCAACGAAGGAATCCGAATATGGACGGTGTGA
- the malQ gene encoding 4-alpha-glucanotransferase has product MMDGRRRAGVLAHVTALPGPGGMGDFGPGTRTFLDFLAEAGQGIWQILPLAPTNTGAGNSPYSGYSAFAWNPLLISPHLLVRDGLLSPQDVRTPPVLVEGRVDFAAQAAWRTALLDAAYDAAWPKLSEDRDFLAFCQEHAAWLEDWAVFAALKRQTQGAPWYQWDAPLRLRHPQAVEAARQRLGFWIQRERFVQYLAARQWRQVLEYAARLGIVVLGDVPIYVSLDSCDVWAHREIFQLDREGRPIFSAGAPPDYFSATGQMWGNPVYDWEHLARTGYAWWVQRLAHERRRLHAIRLDHFRGFCAYWQVPACEPTAENGVWVPGPGRPLFDAVRAQVPDLWLVAEDLGVITEDVRALMESLGLPGMRVLQFAFGGGAENPYLPHQIPEQAVAYTGTHDNNTVRGWWEHEAGPEVRAHVEAYWGRPVQAETVADALIRLALLSRARWAVVPLQDYLGLGSAARFNTPGVAYGNWAWCAPADACSPRLASRMRELAQLYGRTAEARGA; this is encoded by the coding sequence ATGATGGATGGGCGTCGCCGAGCAGGGGTCCTGGCGCATGTGACGGCCCTGCCTGGGCCGGGCGGTATGGGAGACTTCGGCCCAGGTACGCGGACATTTCTCGATTTTCTGGCCGAGGCAGGGCAGGGGATATGGCAGATCCTCCCCCTTGCCCCTACCAACACCGGGGCCGGCAATTCGCCCTATAGCGGCTATTCGGCCTTTGCCTGGAATCCGCTCTTGATTTCTCCCCACCTTTTGGTGCGCGATGGCCTGCTTTCGCCGCAGGATGTGCGTACCCCACCCGTCCTCGTAGAGGGGCGGGTGGATTTCGCGGCGCAGGCGGCCTGGCGCACGGCCTTGCTCGACGCCGCTTACGATGCCGCCTGGCCGAAGCTTTCCGAGGATAGGGATTTTCTTGCCTTTTGCCAGGAGCATGCCGCGTGGCTGGAAGACTGGGCGGTGTTTGCCGCTCTCAAGCGTCAGACGCAAGGCGCCCCCTGGTACCAATGGGACGCACCGCTTCGTCTGCGTCATCCCCAGGCCGTGGAGGCTGCCCGTCAACGCCTGGGATTTTGGATCCAGCGGGAGCGCTTTGTGCAGTACCTGGCCGCGCGGCAATGGCGCCAGGTGTTGGAGTACGCCGCACGCCTGGGGATCGTGGTGCTGGGAGACGTCCCCATTTATGTGAGCCTGGATAGCTGTGACGTCTGGGCGCATAGGGAGATCTTCCAACTCGACCGCGAAGGGAGGCCCATTTTCAGTGCGGGGGCGCCTCCGGATTACTTCAGCGCCACGGGTCAGATGTGGGGAAACCCCGTCTACGACTGGGAGCACCTTGCGCGCACGGGCTACGCGTGGTGGGTGCAGCGTTTGGCGCATGAACGCCGGCGGTTGCATGCCATCCGCTTGGATCACTTTCGGGGCTTTTGCGCCTACTGGCAGGTGCCGGCCTGCGAGCCCACGGCGGAAAATGGGGTCTGGGTGCCGGGGCCAGGAAGACCGCTCTTTGATGCCGTGCGGGCGCAGGTGCCGGACCTCTGGCTCGTGGCCGAGGACTTGGGCGTGATCACGGAAGACGTGCGCGCGCTCATGGAGAGTCTCGGGCTTCCGGGGATGCGCGTGCTCCAGTTCGCATTTGGCGGCGGAGCGGAGAATCCGTATCTGCCGCACCAGATCCCCGAGCAGGCCGTGGCCTATACCGGGACGCATGACAACAATACCGTGCGCGGATGGTGGGAGCACGAGGCCGGGCCAGAGGTGCGGGCCCATGTGGAGGCCTATTGGGGTCGGCCGGTGCAGGCGGAGACGGTGGCCGATGCCCTTATTCGCCTTGCCTTACTGAGTCGGGCACGTTGGGCGGTGGTGCCTTTGCAGGACTATCTCGGCCTGGGGAGTGCGGCGCGTTTCAATACCCCAGGAGTGGCGTACGGCAATTGGGCGTGGTGCGCTCCGGCCGATGCGTGCTCGCCGCGTTTGGCCTCCCGCATGCGCGAACTCGCGCAGCTCTACGGTCGTACCGCGGAGGCGAGGGGTGCGTGA
- a CDS encoding 30S ribosomal protein S1 produces the protein MHTTPTTTQPEETMEMDFAAQLENYLDSDFGEIEEGTIVKGEVVKIDDAAVLVDVNFKSEGQIPVAEFMEHGQIAVKVGDVVDVYVVRKSEREGTIVLSREKAKRMQVLDELERVMESGETVMGRIVRRIKGGYVVDIQGLEAFLPGSHVDLRPVPDMDALVDGDFPFRVLKVNRRRSNVIVSRRVILEEERDRKRAELLSTLEEGQIVRGVVKNITEYGAFIDLGGLDGLLHITDMAWKRVKHPREMVQIGDELELKVLSFDREEKKVSLGLKHLVPDPWQNIAEKYPEGTKLSGRVTNLVDYGAFVELEPGVEGLVHISEMSWTRKLRHPSQMVRVGDEVDVVVLGVDLERKRISLGMKQVSPNPWDLVAEKYPEGTVLEAAVKNITEFGLFIGIEDGIDGLIHVSDLSWTKKIRHPGELYNVGDIVRAKVLTVDKDNEKFTLGIKQLTEDPWSTVPARYPVGTTVTGTITNITDFGLFVEVEEGIEGLVHVSEMSKKKGKTPKDVFKEGETIEAKVIHVSADERRLGLSLKEERKPPRAEYRSTQVGGSTGINVGDMIRQKLEESAESGDEE, from the coding sequence ATGCACACCACACCAACCACAACCCAGCCCGAGGAAACCATGGAGATGGATTTCGCAGCCCAGCTGGAAAACTATCTCGACTCCGACTTCGGCGAGATCGAAGAAGGGACCATCGTCAAGGGCGAGGTTGTGAAGATTGACGACGCAGCCGTGCTCGTGGACGTCAATTTCAAATCGGAAGGACAGATCCCTGTCGCGGAATTCATGGAACATGGCCAGATCGCTGTAAAAGTCGGCGATGTGGTGGACGTATATGTGGTGCGCAAGAGCGAACGGGAAGGCACCATCGTGCTGTCTCGGGAAAAAGCCAAGCGCATGCAGGTGCTTGATGAGCTGGAGCGCGTGATGGAAAGCGGCGAGACTGTCATGGGGCGGATCGTGCGGCGCATCAAGGGTGGCTACGTGGTGGACATCCAGGGCTTGGAAGCGTTCTTGCCGGGTTCGCATGTGGACTTGCGGCCTGTTCCGGACATGGACGCCTTGGTGGACGGTGACTTCCCATTCCGTGTGCTCAAGGTGAATCGTCGGCGCAGCAATGTCATCGTGTCCCGCCGTGTCATCCTGGAAGAGGAGCGCGATCGGAAGCGCGCCGAGCTTCTCTCGACCTTGGAAGAGGGGCAGATTGTGCGCGGCGTGGTGAAGAATATCACCGAATACGGCGCGTTTATCGATCTGGGCGGCTTGGATGGCCTGCTGCACATCACGGATATGGCCTGGAAGCGGGTGAAGCACCCGCGCGAGATGGTGCAGATCGGCGACGAGCTGGAGCTCAAGGTGTTGAGCTTCGATCGCGAAGAAAAGAAGGTCTCCTTGGGCCTCAAGCATCTGGTGCCGGATCCGTGGCAGAATATTGCGGAAAAATATCCCGAAGGCACCAAGCTTTCCGGCCGGGTCACCAACCTGGTGGACTACGGCGCCTTTGTGGAGCTGGAGCCTGGAGTGGAAGGCCTGGTGCACATCTCCGAGATGTCCTGGACCCGGAAACTGCGGCATCCCTCGCAGATGGTGCGCGTGGGCGATGAGGTGGACGTGGTGGTCCTGGGGGTGGACTTGGAGCGCAAGCGCATCTCGCTGGGCATGAAGCAGGTGAGCCCCAATCCGTGGGATTTGGTGGCCGAAAAATATCCCGAAGGCACGGTGCTGGAGGCTGCGGTGAAGAATATCACCGAGTTCGGTCTCTTTATCGGCATCGAGGACGGCATCGACGGTCTCATCCACGTCTCGGATCTCTCCTGGACCAAGAAGATCCGCCATCCCGGAGAGCTCTACAACGTGGGTGACATCGTGCGCGCCAAGGTGCTCACCGTGGACAAGGACAACGAAAAGTTCACCCTGGGCATCAAGCAGCTCACGGAAGATCCGTGGTCCACGGTCCCTGCCCGCTACCCCGTGGGTACCACGGTGACAGGCACCATCACCAACATCACGGACTTTGGCCTGTTCGTGGAGGTGGAGGAAGGCATCGAGGGCCTGGTGCACGTGAGCGAGATGAGCAAGAAGAAAGGCAAAACCCCCAAGGATGTCTTCAAGGAAGGCGAGACCATCGAGGCCAAGGTCATCCATGTGAGCGCGGACGAGCGCCGCTTGGGCCTTTCCCTCAAGGAAGAGCGCAAACCTCCCCGTGCCGAGTACCGTTCCACGCAGGTGGGAGGCTCCACGGGTATCAATGTGGGGGATATGATCCGCCAGAAGTTGGAGGAAAGCGCTGAGTCTGGCGACGAGGAATAA
- the glgB gene encoding 1,4-alpha-glucan branching protein GlgB, translating to MRSFSELDVYLFKQGRHTRLYEFLGGHLAEGGSGAHFAVWAPNATAVFVVGDFNHWHGEANPLSLRPDGTGIWEGWVPKARQGHRYKYRICWPGGEGLRADPFAVHAETPPATASILWPLAGHFWEDGQWMESRRYANALDAPMAIYEVHLGSWRRGPGGRWLSYREMAHELADYVASMGFTHVELLPVAEHPFYGSWGYQATGYFAPTSRYGTPQDFMYLVDYLHRRGIGVILDWVPGHFPTDAHGLAWFDGTALYEHADPRQGFHPDWKSAIFNYGRYEVAGFLLSNALYWLREYHIDGLRVDGVASMLYLDYSRKPGEWVPNRYGGRENLEAIQLLRTLNTLVYGEFPDVQTIAEESTAWPMVSRPVYLGGLGFGLKWNMGWMHDTLRYMSLDPIFRKYHHNQLTFAIWYAFTENFVLPLSHDEVVHGKGSLLGKLPGDIWQKMAGLRLLLAYMYTLPGKKLLFMGAEIAQWQEWNHDEQLDWVLLEFPFHSGVQRFVRHLNRLYRALPALHQVDFDPAGFQWENCFDSEQSVVSFFRRDKEGREVLVVLNATPVPRHEYIVGVPRPGVWRELLNSDAAWYGGSNLGNAGAVTAWEGPVREFPYGVHLTLPPLAAVVLCHEGCCPPDWGAM from the coding sequence ATGCGTTCTTTTTCCGAGCTCGATGTCTACCTGTTCAAGCAAGGACGGCACACCCGGCTCTACGAGTTCTTAGGCGGACATTTGGCGGAAGGCGGCAGTGGCGCCCACTTTGCCGTATGGGCCCCCAACGCCACGGCGGTGTTCGTGGTTGGGGATTTCAATCACTGGCACGGTGAGGCCAACCCCCTTTCTCTGCGCCCGGATGGCACAGGTATTTGGGAAGGATGGGTGCCCAAGGCCCGGCAAGGCCATCGCTACAAGTACCGCATCTGCTGGCCTGGGGGCGAAGGGCTGCGGGCCGATCCCTTTGCCGTGCATGCCGAGACCCCGCCGGCCACGGCCTCCATCCTCTGGCCTTTGGCCGGACATTTCTGGGAGGATGGGCAGTGGATGGAATCTCGGCGCTATGCCAATGCCCTGGACGCCCCTATGGCCATCTATGAGGTGCACTTGGGTTCGTGGCGGCGCGGCCCTGGAGGACGCTGGCTCTCCTACCGGGAGATGGCCCACGAACTGGCGGACTACGTGGCATCCATGGGTTTTACCCACGTCGAGCTTTTGCCGGTGGCGGAGCATCCTTTTTACGGGTCCTGGGGATATCAGGCCACGGGGTATTTCGCACCCACCAGCCGTTATGGAACGCCTCAGGACTTCATGTACTTGGTGGATTATCTCCACCGCCGAGGCATTGGGGTCATCCTCGATTGGGTGCCTGGACATTTCCCTACCGATGCCCATGGTCTGGCGTGGTTTGACGGCACCGCCCTCTACGAGCATGCCGATCCCCGCCAGGGATTTCATCCCGACTGGAAAAGCGCCATTTTCAACTATGGCCGCTATGAGGTAGCTGGGTTTCTTTTGTCCAACGCATTGTATTGGCTGCGGGAATATCATATTGATGGTTTGCGTGTGGATGGGGTGGCCTCCATGTTGTATTTGGACTACTCGCGCAAACCCGGCGAGTGGGTCCCCAACCGCTATGGTGGGCGGGAAAATCTCGAAGCGATTCAGCTTTTGCGCACGCTCAATACGTTGGTCTATGGAGAGTTCCCTGACGTACAGACCATTGCTGAGGAATCCACCGCCTGGCCCATGGTCTCCCGCCCGGTCTACCTTGGAGGCCTTGGGTTCGGTCTCAAGTGGAATATGGGCTGGATGCACGATACCCTTCGGTATATGTCTTTGGACCCCATTTTCCGCAAATACCATCATAATCAACTCACCTTTGCCATTTGGTACGCATTTACCGAAAATTTCGTCTTGCCCCTCTCCCATGACGAAGTGGTGCACGGCAAAGGATCGCTTTTAGGGAAGCTGCCTGGGGATATTTGGCAAAAGATGGCCGGGTTGCGGCTGCTTTTGGCCTACATGTACACGTTGCCGGGGAAAAAACTCCTCTTCATGGGCGCGGAGATCGCGCAATGGCAGGAATGGAACCACGACGAGCAATTGGATTGGGTCCTGCTGGAGTTTCCCTTTCATAGCGGGGTGCAGCGTTTTGTCCGCCACCTCAACCGCCTGTACCGGGCGCTCCCGGCCCTGCATCAGGTGGATTTCGATCCTGCGGGATTCCAGTGGGAGAACTGCTTTGATTCCGAGCAGAGTGTGGTGAGTTTCTTCCGGCGCGACAAGGAAGGCCGCGAGGTTTTGGTGGTGCTCAACGCCACGCCGGTGCCGCGCCATGAATACATCGTGGGCGTCCCTCGGCCGGGGGTGTGGCGGGAACTGCTCAATTCCGATGCGGCGTGGTATGGAGGCTCGAACCTGGGCAATGCCGGGGCGGTGACTGCGTGGGAAGGGCCGGTGCGGGAATTCCCGTATGGTGTGCATTTGACCTTGCCGCCGCTGGCAGCAGTGGTGTTGTGCCACGAGGGCTGTTGTCCTCCGGATTGGGGTGCGATGTAG
- a CDS encoding TusE/DsrC/DsvC family sulfur relay protein: MATVEFKGKTFEIDEDGFLLKFEDWCPEWVEYVKESEGISELTPAHQEIIDFLQDYYKKNGIAPMVRILSKSTGYKLKQIYELFPSGPGKGACKMAGLPKPTGCV; this comes from the coding sequence ATGGCAACAGTGGAATTCAAAGGCAAAACATTTGAAATCGACGAGGACGGGTTCCTGCTCAAGTTCGAGGACTGGTGTCCGGAGTGGGTGGAGTACGTGAAGGAGAGCGAAGGCATTTCTGAGCTCACCCCGGCCCATCAGGAAATCATCGACTTCCTGCAGGATTACTACAAGAAGAATGGCATTGCCCCGATGGTGCGGATCCTGTCCAAGTCCACGGGCTACAAGCTGAAACAGATCTACGAGCTGTTCCCCTCTGGCCCGGGCAAAGGCGCCTGCAAAATGGCTGGCCTGCCCAAGCCCACTGGCTGCGTATAA